The genomic segment GCCGGTTGGCGTGCCCATGTGCCGAAAGAGGCGTCCGTTGGCGTTACTTTGACCGGTAGCTAGCTCATGTGCCGAAATAGGCATCCGTCAGCGTTACTTTGACCCGTTAGCGAGCCCGACCTTCAGTCTTCCGACACGCTCATCGCCGCGAGCAGATCCTCCCGCAGCGGCGTGAACGTGTCGAACAGCGTGGCGGGCGTCAGCGCCCGGACGCCGTGAAGCGCATTGGAGGGGATATACACGGTATCCCCCTCCGAGACGCGGTGCTCGGCGTCGCCGATCCGGAAGACCAGCTCGCCCTTCGCGACGTACGTCAGCTGCTCATGCGGATGCGCATGAACCGTGCCTTCGGCGCCGGCTTCGAACGCCACGAGCATCCCCATAATGGCTGTGCCCGCGGCTACAATCTTGCGCCGCACGCCGGGTTCGGCGGGTTGCCATTCTTCGTTTCGTTTCATAGGCCGCCTCCGACCTCCGTTCTTCGTTCTTCGTTCTTCGTTCTTAATTTTCCGTACTTACAGATCAAGTACCTTCACATCGTCGAAACTCGATTGCGCCCTGTGCGAGCTGAGTCCCGCTTTTCCTGTCGACAGGCTGCTGTCCGTGACGGACAGCATCTGCGTACCGTTCACCCAGAACGATAGGCTGCTGCCGTTCGCGACGGCCTGGAAGGTGTACCAGGTACCCGTCGTCATCGTAAAAGGCACCGTAACCAGGTCCGACCATGTGCCGCCGATGCATTTGGATATTTTCAGCGTACTGCCGGTTCCCGCCCCGCCGCCGTAATAGGTGAAGTTGTACTGGTTGTTCGCGTCCTGGTACCGGGCATCGAGGCCGATTCCGGAGTAGGTGCCATTGAAGGACCCGGCCTTCACCCGCGCGGACACCGTGTAGTTGTCCCAGCCTGCGGATCCTGCGATCGCATGGACGTTGGCCGCCGTGTTGTCGGACTGCCGGTACACGTAGGTGCCGTCCGTCGCCGTCGCCCAGGTGCCGCCCGCGGTCGTCCAGCCGTTCGCGTTGCCGTCCTCGAAGTCGTCCGCGAGCAGCACCGGCGAGACGACGACATCGTCGAAGCTGGCGTCGGCGCGGTGGGCGTTCAGTCCGAATTGACCCGACGCGAAGGTGGTGTCCGTCGCGGTCAGCTCTTTGACGCCGTTGACCCAGAATTCCAGCGTGCTGCCGACGGCGACCGCTTTGAAGGTGTACCAGGTGCCCGTGTTGAACGTATAGGCCTTGGAGGCCAGCGTTGTCCATGTTCCGCCGACGGCCTTTTGGATCTTGATCAAATTGCCAACGGTGTAGTATTGGAAATTGTAGGTGTTGCTCGTATCCTGGAACCTCGCGTTAAGTCCAATCCCCGCCAGACTTCCGAGCGAAGTCGCCTTTACCTTGGCTGAGAGTTCATAGTCCGTCAACGTGCTCGAGCCGTTCAGCGCGGATACGTTGGTAGCTGCGGCATCGGTCTGCCGGAATACCTTGGAGCCGTCGGTCGCGACGCTCCACGTGCCGCCGTTCGTCGTCCAGTCCGCTGCGCTGCCGTCCTCGAAGTCGTCCGTAAAGGCCCCGGTCGCGCCGGCGCCCGGACTGGCATCCGTCGTGAACGAGATGACGACAGAGGTGGACGAGCCGCTGGCTTCGGTAAACGTCAAGGTGCGCGTATGGGCGGTGTTCGGCGCCAATCCGTTCGTGTTGATGGTGAAATAGAGCTCGTGTTCCCCGCGAAGATTGCCCGAGGTCTGCGTCAGCGTCAGGTAGCCGCCTTGGCCGATGACCGACCAGTTCGTGCTGAGCCCGCCGCCCTTGTTGATCAGCTTGATCTTGTGCAGCTGCGCGGCGTTCGAAGGGTTCTTCACGCCGACGTTGATGGCCGGCGTCACGCTGATCTTCGGCGCGGGCACGCTGCCGATGGCGCCGAGCTTATTGGTTTCCTGGAACTTCTGCACGCCGCCCTTGCTCGCCGTGAGCTTGAGCGTCAGCCACTTGGCCGAGACGCCGGTCGGCACGGAGAAGCTGATTGCCTGCTCTGTCTTGGAACCGTACGCCACCGTCGCGGCGAAGGAGCCGGTTTGGAACGACGTATAGGCATTCGTAGCGGGATCCACGTACCCGGCTTCCCAGTTGACGTTAATAGCCGTACCGTCTCTTTGTTCGTCGTTATAGACGATGATCGTCCGGTTTGCGGCGCTGCCGGCGGCGAATACGACCGGTGCCACGCCGATCCGGTTGTTGTTGTCCCCGTCCTTATCGAACGCGGCAACGGGCGAGAACGAATTTTTCGTATATTCGTAAGAGTCGGACTGAACGACCGTAGGGTACGCCGAAGAGAAGACGTTGACGACCGGACGGTCGATCTTGACGGGCTTCACGCCCGGCGCGGTCATATCGGACCACGTGGGATAGAGCGTCGCCTCGATCGGTTCGTACGCATAGATCCAATCGGCGTAATAGCGGATGTCCGCGAAGCCTGCGTAGCGCATGGCCCGGACCATCCGGTCGGTCGCCCGGTGCCATACGGCCTGTGAGACGATGTCGTCGTTCAGGTGGTCGTGCGTGCCCACCGTCTGGTTCGCCGTCGAATTGTAGGTGCCGTCGGCATTCAGGACCGGCCATCCCTGCGACGGCGTGAAGGCTTCGCCCTCGCCTCGCGGCTTCGTCGCATTGTTTGTATATAGGCTGTACATGCTGGCGGTATTAAGGTTGCCGAAGGCATAGCCGGTCGAATAGTGCTTATTCTGCTCCCAATCCGTCTCCAGGTCGTCCTGCATGATCGGCCGGCTCGTATCCGCGCTCTGGATGGCGGTCGTCACGACGGGCAGCAGCGAGCTCTCGGTTCCCCAATTCTCGTTGCCTCCGCTCCACATTACGATGCTGGGATGGTTGCGGCGCGCGGCGACCCACTGGCTGGTCCACTTGGACACGTTGCTCAAAGCGGTCGTGCCGAAGCCCTGGGTTTTCTGATACTGCCAGAACGGCGTCTCGTCAATGATAAGCAGCCCGATCTCGTCCGCATAATCGTACAGCTCGTCGATCGCGCCGCCCACATGGGTGCGTGCGACGTTGTACGTCTTGACCCACTCGTCCATCAACTTTTTGACCTGGGCAATGTTCGAATCCTTGAAGCTCTGGGAGGCGCTCGGGACCGAGCCGTGCGCGCTGCCGGCGCGCCAGTTGAACTGCAGCGCGTCGCCGCGCAGGTTCGTCTTGATGCCGTTCAGCTGGAAGTAATTCGAAGTCTTCGCGAACTGGCGGAAGCCGAACCGCGTCGTGCTGCTGTCCACCGTGGCGCCGGATTGAACGAGACTGACGGCGAGGTTGTACAGCTTCGGATCGTGGGTCCACCAATACTTGGCGTTGGTCCACGAGATATTGTTCCATACGACCGTCTGGGTGCCGCCCGCGGGGACGGTGACGCTCTGGTCGGCGAAGCTCTTCTCCAGCGTGCCCCCGACAAGCGTCGCCGCGCTCTTGACGGTCGCCGTCTGGGAGGTCGAAGTCTTATTGACGACGGTCGTCACGATCTGAATGACGTCGTCGGATGGGTCGGTGTTGTTCTGCAGGTTCGTCACGACCTGCGTATCCGCGATGTAAAGCTTGGGATAGGCGACGAGACGCACGTCGTCCTTGATGCCCCGTCCCTGTCCCCAGGGCATGTTGTCCAGTCCGATGGGGTACATCGGCTTGCCGGTGCCGGATTCGATCGCGTCGGAAGGGAAGGACTGCAGGCCCCAGACGCGCACCTCGAGGGTATTGGAGGCGCCCGCGTTCGCGACGGACGTGATGTCCAGCTTGTACGGCAGGCGGGTCATCAGATAGCCGTTCGTATCGGTCGCGATCTGCGTGCCGTTGACGAACACCTTCGCGAGCGGCGCGATCTGATCGAAGTCGAGGAAGATCTCTTTGCCCGACATGGACGAGGGAATGGTGAAATTGCGCTTGTACACGCCGTAATTAAGCGTCGCCCAGCTGGACGGATAGCCGAAGTTCTCGGCTTCGTCCCAATAGGAGGGGACGACGATGTCGTAGCGGGTCGTGCCGCCGTTCGGATAGAAGTCCCAGATGCCGTTCAACGACGCGGATTCCCGCTCTCCGGCCGCCGCTGCCGGCTTCGGGGCCACGGCCGCATAGGCGATCAGCAGACTGCAGCAGATTAGAACCTGTATCAGCCTTGTATAAGCGTTGGTGCTTGTCGAAATTCCCATTATCGAACCTCCTAATTGAGTAGCGGTTCTTTCAAGCGAGAATCGATGTTGCGCTTAAAACAAAGTTCGCTCATAGCCTTGCGGGTTTACGTCGATCCGGTACCGGACGCCGCTTGCATTCTCAAGCTCGATTGCGACGACGAGCGCCTCTTCGTCGATTCGGCACGCGACGCAGCGCCAGCCGGGATCCCCTGCGTCGTGCGGCGCGACGATGGCGACGATGCCCGCGGTGCCGCCGGCAGCAATATCCGCCCGCAGCGCAGGCGTCTCGTACTTGGTTCCGTAGCTGTCGGAACGGTACCCGGTTACGGCCGAGACGGCGGGGGCCTCGCAAGCGCCGCTAAAATGCCAGCTCATTCGAAGTCTTGCATCCCTCCCTTCAGGATTGATGAAATAAGCAAATCCGCCCTCCGCCTCGCTCACCGTCGTATCCCGGTGCAGGTAAAAGTGCTGCGCCAGGCGATGGCTGTCCGAAGCGATCAGCCAATCGACGAGAATGAGCGCGTCCAGCTGCCGGTCCGCGATCAGCCACCGGCGATGCGTCACGGGATCTGGCAGGCGCCGGTAGCCGTCGTGGGAGGCGTCCAGCAAGGTGTAATCGGCCCGATGCAGGGACCGGTGGAGCGTGACTTCCGCCTCGC from the Cohnella hashimotonis genome contains:
- a CDS encoding cupin domain-containing protein → MKRNEEWQPAEPGVRRKIVAAGTAIMGMLVAFEAGAEGTVHAHPHEQLTYVAKGELVFRIGDAEHRVSEGDTVYIPSNALHGVRALTPATLFDTFTPLREDLLAAMSVSED
- a CDS encoding family 16 glycoside hydrolase, with product MGISTSTNAYTRLIQVLICCSLLIAYAAVAPKPAAAAGERESASLNGIWDFYPNGGTTRYDIVVPSYWDEAENFGYPSSWATLNYGVYKRNFTIPSSMSGKEIFLDFDQIAPLAKVFVNGTQIATDTNGYLMTRLPYKLDITSVANAGASNTLEVRVWGLQSFPSDAIESGTGKPMYPIGLDNMPWGQGRGIKDDVRLVAYPKLYIADTQVVTNLQNNTDPSDDVIQIVTTVVNKTSTSQTATVKSAATLVGGTLEKSFADQSVTVPAGGTQTVVWNNISWTNAKYWWTHDPKLYNLAVSLVQSGATVDSSTTRFGFRQFAKTSNYFQLNGIKTNLRGDALQFNWRAGSAHGSVPSASQSFKDSNIAQVKKLMDEWVKTYNVARTHVGGAIDELYDYADEIGLLIIDETPFWQYQKTQGFGTTALSNVSKWTSQWVAARRNHPSIVMWSGGNENWGTESSLLPVVTTAIQSADTSRPIMQDDLETDWEQNKHYSTGYAFGNLNTASMYSLYTNNATKPRGEGEAFTPSQGWPVLNADGTYNSTANQTVGTHDHLNDDIVSQAVWHRATDRMVRAMRYAGFADIRYYADWIYAYEPIEATLYPTWSDMTAPGVKPVKIDRPVVNVFSSAYPTVVQSDSYEYTKNSFSPVAAFDKDGDNNNRIGVAPVVFAAGSAANRTIIVYNDEQRDGTAINVNWEAGYVDPATNAYTSFQTGSFAATVAYGSKTEQAISFSVPTGVSAKWLTLKLTASKGGVQKFQETNKLGAIGSVPAPKISVTPAINVGVKNPSNAAQLHKIKLINKGGGLSTNWSVIGQGGYLTLTQTSGNLRGEHELYFTINTNGLAPNTAHTRTLTFTEASGSSTSVVISFTTDASPGAGATGAFTDDFEDGSAADWTTNGGTWSVATDGSKVFRQTDAAATNVSALNGSSTLTDYELSAKVKATSLGSLAGIGLNARFQDTSNTYNFQYYTVGNLIKIQKAVGGTWTTLASKAYTFNTGTWYTFKAVAVGSTLEFWVNGVKELTATDTTFASGQFGLNAHRADASFDDVVVSPVLLADDFEDGNANGWTTAGGTWATATDGTYVYRQSDNTAANVHAIAGSAGWDNYTVSARVKAGSFNGTYSGIGLDARYQDANNQYNFTYYGGGAGTGSTLKISKCIGGTWSDLVTVPFTMTTGTWYTFQAVANGSSLSFWVNGTQMLSVTDSSLSTGKAGLSSHRAQSSFDDVKVLDL